A stretch of Maniola hyperantus chromosome 15, iAphHyp1.2, whole genome shotgun sequence DNA encodes these proteins:
- the Mhc gene encoding myosin heavy chain, muscle isoform X15, whose amino-acid sequence MPKAAVQEGDDPDPTPYLFVSLEQKRIDQSKPYDGKKACWVPDEKEGFVQGEIKATKGDLVTVSLPGGETKDFKKDLVGQVNPPKYEKCEDMSNLTYLNDASVLYNLKQRYYHKLIYTYSGLFCVAINPYKRFPVYTFRCAKLYRGKRRSEVPPHIFAISDGAYVNMLTNHENQSMLITGESGAGKTENTKKVIAYFATVGASSKKEQTTSDKKGSLEDQVVQTNPVLEAFGNAKTVRNDNSSRFGKFIRIHFGPSGKLAGADIETYLLEKARVISQQALERSYHIFYQMMSGSVKGLKDMCLLSNDIHDYYNVAQGKITIPNVDDGEECLLTDEAFDILGFTQEEKDNVYKITAAVMHMGCMKFKQRGREEQAEADGTEDGQKVATLLGVDVQDLYKNLLKPRIKVGNEFVTQGRNKDQVTNSVGALCKGMFDRLFKWLVKKCNETLDTKQKRQHFIGVLDIAGFEIFDYNGFEQLCINFTNEKLQQFFNHHMFVLEQEEYKQEGINWTFIDFGMDLLACIDLIEKPMGILSILEEESMFPKATDLTFVEKLNNNHLGKSAPYLKPKPPKPGCQAAHFAIGHYAGNVGYNITGWLEKNKDPLNDTVVDQFKKGQNKLLIEIFADHPGQSGQPDAGGGGKGAGGKRAKGSAFQTVSSLYREQLNNLMTTLRSTQPHFVRCIIPNELKQAGLIDSHLVMHQLTCNGVLEGIRICRKGFPNRMVYPDFKLRYMILAPAIMQAEKDPKEAARKCLESVELDPESYRIGHTKVFFRAGVLGQMEELRDDRLSKIISWLQAYIRGYLSRKDFKKLQEQRLALQVVQRNLRKYLQLRTWPWWKLWQRVKPLLNVSRIEDEIAKLEEKAQKAQEAFEKEEKLRKEVEALNSKLLEEKANLLASLEGEKGSLSEIQDRANKLQAQKADIESQLRDTQDRLTQEEDARNQLFQAKKKLEQEVSGLKKDVEDLELSVQKSEQDKATKDHQIRNLNDEIAHQDELINKLNKEKKMQGESNQKTAEELQAAEDKVNHLNKVKQKLEQTLDELEDSLEREKKLRGDVEKQRRKVEGDLKLTQEAVADLERNKKELEQTVQRKDKEISSLTAKLEDEQSIVSKTQKQIKELQARIEELEEEVESERQARAKAEKQRADLARELEELGERLEEAGGATSAQIELNKKREAELSKLRRDLEEANIQHESTLANLRKKHNDAVAEMGEQLDQLNKLKSKAEHDRASCYNELNNTRAAIDQVAREKAASEKIIKQLQHQLNEVQNKADEANRTLNDLDAAKKKLSIENSDLLRQLEEAESQVSQLSKIKVSLTTQLEDTKRLADEEARERATLLGKFRNLEHDLDNIREQVEEEAEGKADLQRQLSKANAEAQLWRSKYESEGVARSEELEEAKRKLQARLAEAEETIESLNQKVVALEKTKQRLATEVEDLQLEVDRATAIANAAEKKQKAFDKIIGEWKLKVDDLAAELDASQKECRNYSTELFRLKGAYEEGQEQLEAVRRENKNLADEVKDLLDQIGEGGRNIHEIEKARKRLEAEKDELQAALEEAEAALEQEENKVLRAQLELSQVRQEIDRRIQEKEEEFENTRKNHQRALDSMQASLEAEAKGKAEALRMKKKLEADINELEIALDHANKANAEAQKNIKRYQGQIKDLQTALEEEQRARDDAREQLGISERRANALQNELEESRTLLEQADRARRQAEQELGDAHEQLNDLSAQNGSLSAAKRKLESELQTLHSDLDELLNEAKNSEEKAKKAMVDAARLADELRAEQEHAQTQEKLRKALEQQIKELQIRLDEAEANALKGGKKAIQKLEQRVRELENELDGEQRRHADAQKNLRKAERRIKELTFQGEEDRKNHERMQDLVDKLQQKIKTYKRQIEEAEEIAALNLAKFRKAQQELEEAEERADLAEQAISKFRGKGRAGSAARGVSPAPRSRPAFDGFGTFPPRFDLGPENDF is encoded by the exons CGGTGAGTCTGGTGCTGGTAAGACTGAGAACACGAAGAAGGTAATTGCGTACTTTGCCACCGTCGGTGCCTCCTCGAAGAAGGAACAGACCACCAGCGACAAGAAGGGCTCTCTGGAAGACCAGGTCGTACAAACTAACCCTGTGCTTGAAGCCTTCGGTAACGCCAAGACTGTGCGTAACGACAACTCCTCCCGTTTC GGTAAATTCATCCGTATTCACTTCGGACCATCTGGCAAACTGGCTGGTGCCGATATTGAGACCT ATCTGCTAGAGAAGGCTCGTGTCATCTCCCAACAGGCGCTCGAGCGTTCCTACCACATCTTCTACCAGATGATGTCTGGCTCCGTCAAAGGACTTAAAG ACATGTGTTTGTTGTCAAATGACATTCACGATTACTATAACGTCGCCCAGGGTAAGATTACGATCCCCAACGTCGATGATGGTGAGGAATGCCTCTTGACAGAC GAAGCCTTTGACATCCTGGGCTTCACCCAAGAAGAGAAGGACAACGTATACAAGATCACCGCCGCTGTCATGCACATGGGTTGTATGAAGTTCAAGCAGAGGGGTCGCGAGGAACAGGCTGAGGCCGACGGCACTGAG GACGGTCAGAAGGTCGCCACGCTTCTCGGTGTCGACGTCCAGGACTTGTACAAGAACCTGCTGAAGCCCCGCATCAAGGTCGGAAACGAGTTCGTGACCCAGGGCCGTAACAAGGACCAGGTCACCAACTCCGTGGGTGCTCTCTGCAAAGGCATGTTCGATCGTCTCTTCAAGTGGCTCGTCAAGAAGTGTAACGAGACCCTAGACACCAAGCAGAAGAGACAGCACTTCATCGGTGTGCTGGATATTGCTGGTTTCGAAATCTTCGAC TACAACGGTTTCGAGCAACTCTGCATTAACTTCACGAATGAGAAGCTGCAGCAATTCTTTAACCATCACATGTTCGTCCTCGAACAAGAGGAGTACAAGCAGGAGGGCATCAACTGGACCTTCATCGATTTCGGGATGGACTTGCTCGCTTGTATCGATCTGATCGAAAAG CCTATGGGTATCCTCTCAATTCTTGAGGAAGAGTCTATGTTCCCGAAAGCCACTGACCTGACATTCGTTGAGAAGTTGAACAACAACCACTTGGGCAAGTCTGCTCCTTACTTGAAGCCCAAGCCCCCCAAGCCTGGTTGCCAAGCCGCTCACTTCGCTATTGGTCATTACGCCGGTAAT GTCGGTTACAACATCACTGGCTGGCTTGAGAAGAACAAGGACCCCCTTAACGACACCGTAGTCGACCAGTTCAAGAAGGGCCAGAACAAACTGTTGATCGAGATCTTCGCTGACCATCCTGGACAGTCCGGCCAGCCTGATGCTGGTGGCGGCGGCAAGG GCGCTGGCGGCAAGCGTGCTAAGGGTTCCGCCTTCCAGACCGTATCATCGCTCTACAGG GAACAACTGAATAACTTGATGACAACGCTGAGGTCTACACAGCCTCACTTCGTGCGTTGTATCATTCCCAATGAATTGAAACAGGCCG GTCTCATCGACTCTCACCTTGTGATGCACCAGCTCACCTGTAACGGTGTGTTGGAAGGCATCCGTATTTGCCGTAAAGGTTTCCCCAACAGGATGGTCTACCCTGACTTCAAGCTCCG CTACATGATTCTTGCGCCAGCTATCATGCAAGCTGAAAAAGATCCAAAAGAAGCAGCAAGGAAATGTCTCGAATCGGTTGAGCTCGACCCTGAAAGTTATCGTATAGGTCACACCAAG GTATTCTTCCGCGCCGGTGTCCTGGGTCAGATGGAGGAGTTGCGTGATGACAGGCTCTCCAAGATCATATCTTGGCTCCAGGCCTACATCCGTGGTTACCTCTCAAGGAAGGACTTCAAGAAACTGCAAGAACAGAG ATTGGCTCTCCAAGTGGTCCAGCGCAACTTGCGCAAGTACCTCCAACTGCGCACCTGGCCCTGGTGGAAGCTGTGGCAGAGGGTCAAGCCCCTGCTCAACGTCAGCCGCATCGAGGATGAGATCGCG AAACTGGAGGAGAAGGCACAGAAGGCCCAGGAGGCCTTCGAGAAGGAAGAGAAACTTCGCAAGGAAGTCGAGGCCCTTAATTCCAAACTCCTCGAAGAGAAGGCAAACCTTTTGGCTTCTCTCGAAGGCGAGAAGGGCTCGCTCTCTGAGATCCAGGACCGCGCCAACAAGCTCCAGGCGCAGAAGGCCGATATCGAGAGCCAACTTCGG GATACCCAAGACCGCCTCACTCAAGAGGAGGATGCCCGCAACCAACTCTTCCAAGCCAAGAAGAAGTTGGAACAGGAAGTGTCTGGCTTGAAGAAGGATGTAGAAGATCTCGAACTTTCCGTCCAGAAGTCCGAACAAGACAAGGCCACCAAGGATCACCAGATCCGCAACTTGAACGATGAGATCGCCCACCAGGACGAGCTCATCAACAAGCTCAACAAGGAGAAGAAGATGCAAGGCGAGAGCAACCAGAAGACCGCTGAGGAGCTGCAAGCGGCCGAGGACAAGGTCAACCACCTCAACAAGGTCAAGCAGAAGCTCGAGCAGACCCTCGACGAGCTCGAGGACTCCTTGGAGCGCGAGAAGAAACTGCGCGGTGACGTCGAGAAGCAGAGGAGGAAGGTCGAGGGTGACCTCAAGCTCACCCAGGAAGCCGTCGCCGACCTCGAGCGCAACAAGAAGGAGCTCGAACAGACCGTGCAGCGCAAGGACAAGGAAATCTCTTCCCTCACCGCCAAGCTCGAGGACGAGCAGTCCATCGTCAGCAAGACCCAGAAACAGATCAAGGAACTGCAAGCCCGCATCGAGGAGTTGGAAGAGGAAGTCGAATCCGAACGCCAGGCCCGCGCTAAAGCTGAGAAGCAACGCGCTGATCTCGCTCGGGAACTCGAGGAGCTCGGCGAGCGTCTCGAGGAAGCCGGTGGTGCCACCTCTGCTCAGATCGAACTCAACAAGAAGCGTGAGGCTGAGCTCAGCAAGCTCCGCCGCGACTTGGAGGAGGCCAACATCCAGCACGAGTCCACCCTCGCCAACCTCCGCAAGAAGCACAACGATGCCGTTGCTGAGATGGGCGAGCAGCTCGACCAGCTCAACAAACTTAAGTCCAA GGCTGAACATGATCGCGCGTCTTGCTACAACGAGCTTAACAACACCCGCGCGGCCATTGACCAAGTGGCGAGAGAGAAG GCCGCCTCAGAAAAGATCATCAAGCAACTCCAACACCAGCTCAACGAGGTCCAGAACAAGGCTGATGAAGCTAACCGCACCCTCAACGACCTGGATGCCGCCAAGAAGAAGTTGTCCATCGAGAACTCTGACCTGCTCCGCCAGTTGGAGGAGGCCGAGTCCCAGGTGTCGCAGCTCTCCAAGATCAAGGTGTCGCTCACCACACAGTTGGAGGACACCAAGAGGCTCGCTGACGAAGAGGCTAGG gaaCGCGCCACACTTCTTGGCAAGTTCCGCAACCTCGAACACGACTTGGACAACATCCGCGAGCAAGTCGAAGAGGAGGCCGAAGGCAAGGCTGACTTACAACGCCAGCTTTCCAAGGCTAACGCTGAAGCTCAATTATGGCGCTCCAAGTACGAGTCTGAAGGCGTCGCTCGCTCTGAGGAACTCGAGGAGGCCAAGCGCAAGCTCCAGGCCCGCCTCGCCGAAGCAGAGGAGACCATCGAATCCCTCAACCAGAAGGTCGTTGCCCTCGAAAAGACCAAGCAGCGTCTCGCCACCGAAGTGGAGGACCTGCAACTCGAGGTCGACCGTGCCACTGCCATTGCCAATGCCGCTGAGAAGAAACAGAAGGCCTTCGACAAAATCATTGGCGAATGGAAGCTCAAGGTTGACGACCTTGCCGCTGAACTCGATGCCAGCCAGAAGGAATGCCGCAACTACTCCACCGAACTGTTCCGCCTCAAGGGTGCTTACGAAGAAGGCCAGGAACAACTCGAGGCCGTCCGCCGCGAGAACAAGAACCTTGCCGATGAAGTTAAAGACTTACTCGACCAGATCGGTGAGGGTGGCCGCAACATTCACGAAATCGAGAAGGCCAGGAAGCGTCTCGAAGCCGAGAAAGATGAGCTCCAGGCTGCCCTCGAGGAGGCCGAAGCGGCCCTCGAACAGGAGGAGAACAAGGTTCTGCGTGCTCAACTCGAGCTGTCCCAGGTCAGACAGGAGATCGACAGGAGGATCCAGGAGAAGGAAGAGGAATTCGAAAACACCCGCAAGAACCACCAACGCGCATTGGACTCCATGCAGGCTTCCCTCGAAGCCGAGGCTAAGGGCAAGGCTGAGGCCCTGCGCATGAAGAAGAAGCTCGAGGCTGACATCAATGAACTTGAAATCGCCCTCGACCATGCCAACAAGGCCAACGCTGAGGCTCAGAAGAACATCAAACGCTACCAGGGTCAAATCAAGGACCTCCAGACCGCTTTGGAAGAGGAACAGCGTGCCCGTGACGATGCTCGCGAGCAGCTCGGTATCTCAGAGCGTCGCGCTAACGCCCTCCAGAACGAACTCGAGGAATCTCGTACGCTTCTGGAACAGGCCGACCGCGCTCGTCGCCAGGCCGAACAGGAACTCGGCGATGCTCACGAACAGCTCAACGATCTCTCCGCACAGAACGGCTCACTCTCCGCCGCCAAGAGGAAACTCGAATCCGAGCTCCAGACCCTACACTCCGACCTCGACGAGCTCCTCAACGAGGCTAAGAACTCCGAAGAGAAGGCGAAGAAGGCCATGGTGGACGCTGCCAGGCTCGCCGACGAGCTCCGCGCTGAGCAGGAACACGCCCAGACACAGGAGAAACTCCGCAAAGCCCTCGAACAACAGATCAAGGAACTGCAGATCAGGCTTGACGAGGCCGAGGCGAACGCGCTCAAGGGAGGCAAGAAAGCCATCCAGAAACTCGAACAGAGGGTACGAGAGCTGGAGAACGAGCTCGACGGCGAACAGAGGAGACACGCAGACGCACAGAAGAACCTGCGTAAGGCCGAGAGGCGTATCAAGGAACTGACTTTCCAGGGTGAGGAGGACCGCAAGAACCACGAGCGTATGCAGGACCTCGTCGACAAACTTCAGCAGAAGATCAAGACCTACAAGAGGCAGATCGAGGAAGCCGAAGAAATTGCCGCCCTCAACTTGGCCAAGTTCCGCAAGGCGCAACAGGAATTAGAGGAAGCCGAAGAAAGGGCAGACCTTGCCGAACAAGCGATCAGCAAATTCCGTGGCAAGGGACGCGCGGGATCCGCAGCGAGAGGAGTCAGTCCGGCG CCCCGCTCGCGCCCCGCATTCGACGGTTTCGGCACCTTCCCACCAAGGTTCGACCTGGGGCCAGAAAACGATTTCTAA
- the Mhc gene encoding myosin heavy chain, muscle isoform X41, with amino-acid sequence MPKAAVQEGDDPDPTPYLFVSLEQKRIDQSKPYDGKKACWVPDEKEGFVQGEIKATKGDLVTVSLPGGETKDFKKDLVGQVNPPKYEKCEDMSNLTYLNDASVLYNLKQRYYHKLIYTYSGLFCVAINPYKRFPVYTFRCAKLYRGKRRSEVPPHIFAISDGAYVNMLTNHENQSMLITGESGAGKTENTKKVIAYFATVGASSKKEQTTSDKKGSLEDQVVQTNPVLEAFGNAKTVRNDNSSRFGKFIRIHFGPSGKLAGADIETYLLEKARVISQQALERSYHIFYQMMSGSVKGLKDMCLLSNDIHDYYNVAQGKITIPNVDDGEECLLTDEAFDILGFTQEEKDNVYKITAAVMHMGCMKFKQRGREEQAEADGTEDGQKVATLLGVDVQDLYKNLLKPRIKVGNEFVTQGRNKDQVTNSVGALCKGMFDRLFKWLVKKCNETLDTKQKRQHFIGVLDIAGFEIFDFNGFEQLCINFTNEKLQQFFNHHMFVLEQEEYQREGIHWEFIDFGMDLLACIDLIEKPMGILSILEEESMFPKATDLTFVEKLNNNHLGKSAPYLKPKPPKPGCQAAHFAIGHYAGNVGYNITGWLEKNKDPLNDTVVDQFKKGQNKLLIEIFADHPGQSGQPDAGGGGKGGRGKKGGGFATVSSAYKEQLNNLMTTLRSTQPHFVRCIIPNELKQAGLIDSHLVMHQLTCNGVLEGIRICRKGFPNRMVYPDFKLRYMILAPAIMQAEKDPKEAARKCLESVELDPESYRIGHTKVFFRAGVLGQMEELRDDRLSKIISWLQAYIRGYLSRKDFKKLQEQRLALQVVQRNLRKYLQLRTWPWWKLWQRVKPLLNVSRIEDEIAKLEEKAQKAQEAFEKEEKLRKEVEALNSKLLEEKANLLASLEGEKGSLSEIQDRANKLQAQKADIESQLRDTQDRLTQEEDARNQLFQAKKKLEQEVSGLKKDVEDLELSVQKSEQDKATKDHQIRNLNDEIAHQDELINKLNKEKKMQGESNQKTAEELQAAEDKVNHLNKVKQKLEQTLDELEDSLEREKKLRGDVEKQRRKVEGDLKLTQEAVADLERNKKELEQTVQRKDKEISSLTAKLEDEQSIVSKTQKQIKELQARIEELEEEVESERQARAKAEKQRADLARELEELGERLEEAGGATSAQIELNKKREAELSKLRRDLEEANIQHESTLANLRKKHNDAVAEMGEQLDQLNKLKSKAEHDRASCYNELNNTRAAIDQVAREKAASEKIIKQLQHQLNEVQNKADEANRTLNDLDAAKKKLSIENSDLLRQLEEAESQVSQLSKIKVSLTTQLEDTKRLADEEARERATLLGKFRNLEHDLDNIREQVEEEAEGKADLQRQLSKANAEAQLWRSKYESEGVARSEELEEAKRKLQARLAEAEETIESLNQKVVALEKTKQRLATEVEDLQLEVDRATAIANAAEKKQKAFDKIIGEWKLKVDDLAAELDASQKECRNYSTELFRLKGAYEEGQEQLEAVRRENKNLADEVKDLLDQIGEGGRNIHEIEKARKRLEAEKDELQAALEEAEAALEQEENKVLRAQLELSQVRQEIDRRIQEKEEEFENTRKNHQRALDSMQASLEAEAKGKAEALRMKKKLEADINELEIALDHANKANAEAQKNIKRYQGQIKDLQTALEEEQRARDDAREQLGISERRANALQNELEESRTLLEQADRARRQAEQELGDAHEQLNDLSAQNGSLSAAKRKLESELQTLHSDLDELLNEAKNSEEKAKKAMVDAARLADELRAEQEHAQTQEKLRKALEQQIKELQIRLDEAEANALKGGKKAIQKLEQRVRELENELDGEQRRHADAQKNLRKAERRIKELTFQGEEDRKNHERMQDLVDKLQQKIKTYKRQIEEAEEIAALNLAKFRKAQQELEEAEERADLAEQAISKFRGKGRAGSAARGVSPAPRSRPAFDGFGTFPPRFDLGPENDF; translated from the exons CGGTGAGTCTGGTGCTGGTAAGACTGAGAACACGAAGAAGGTAATTGCGTACTTTGCCACCGTCGGTGCCTCCTCGAAGAAGGAACAGACCACCAGCGACAAGAAGGGCTCTCTGGAAGACCAGGTCGTACAAACTAACCCTGTGCTTGAAGCCTTCGGTAACGCCAAGACTGTGCGTAACGACAACTCCTCCCGTTTC GGTAAATTCATCCGTATTCACTTCGGACCATCTGGCAAACTGGCTGGTGCCGATATTGAGACCT ATCTGCTAGAGAAGGCTCGTGTCATCTCCCAACAGGCGCTCGAGCGTTCCTACCACATCTTCTACCAGATGATGTCTGGCTCCGTCAAAGGACTTAAAG ACATGTGTTTGTTGTCAAATGACATTCACGATTACTATAACGTCGCCCAGGGTAAGATTACGATCCCCAACGTCGATGATGGTGAGGAATGCCTCTTGACAGAC GAAGCCTTTGACATCCTGGGCTTCACCCAAGAAGAGAAGGACAACGTATACAAGATCACCGCCGCTGTCATGCACATGGGTTGTATGAAGTTCAAGCAGAGGGGTCGCGAGGAACAGGCTGAGGCCGACGGCACTGAG GACGGTCAGAAGGTCGCCACGCTTCTCGGTGTCGACGTCCAGGACTTGTACAAGAACCTGCTGAAGCCCCGCATCAAGGTCGGAAACGAGTTCGTGACCCAGGGCCGTAACAAGGACCAGGTCACCAACTCCGTGGGTGCTCTCTGCAAAGGCATGTTCGATCGTCTCTTCAAGTGGCTCGTCAAGAAGTGTAACGAGACCCTAGACACCAAGCAGAAGAGACAGCACTTCATCGGTGTGCTGGATATTGCTGGTTTCGAAATCTTCGAC TTCAATGGGTTCGAACAACTTTGTATTAACTTCACGAATGAGAAATTGCAACAATTCTTCAACCATCACATGTTTGTGTTGGAGCAAGAAGAGTACCAACGCGAAGGCATTCATTGGGAATTTATCGATTTCGGAATGGACTTACTGGCCTGCATTGACCTTATCGAAAAG CCTATGGGTATCCTCTCAATTCTTGAGGAAGAGTCTATGTTCCCGAAAGCCACTGACCTGACATTCGTTGAGAAGTTGAACAACAACCACTTGGGCAAGTCTGCTCCTTACTTGAAGCCCAAGCCCCCCAAGCCTGGTTGCCAAGCCGCTCACTTCGCTATTGGTCATTACGCCGGTAAT GTCGGTTACAACATCACTGGCTGGCTTGAGAAGAACAAGGACCCCCTTAACGACACCGTAGTCGACCAGTTCAAGAAGGGCCAGAACAAACTGTTGATCGAGATCTTCGCTGACCATCCTGGACAGTCCGGCCAGCCTGATGCTGGTGGCGGCGGCAAGG GAGGTCGCGGTAAGAAGGGCGGTGGTTTTGCTACTGTCTCTTCCGCATACAAG GAACAACTGAATAACTTGATGACAACGCTGAGGTCTACACAGCCTCACTTCGTGCGTTGTATCATTCCCAATGAATTGAAACAGGCCG GTCTCATCGACTCTCACCTTGTGATGCACCAGCTCACCTGTAACGGTGTGTTGGAAGGCATCCGTATTTGCCGTAAAGGTTTCCCCAACAGGATGGTCTACCCTGACTTCAAGCTCCG CTACATGATTCTTGCGCCAGCTATCATGCAAGCTGAAAAAGATCCAAAAGAAGCAGCAAGGAAATGTCTCGAATCGGTTGAGCTCGACCCTGAAAGTTATCGTATAGGTCACACCAAG GTATTCTTCCGCGCCGGTGTCCTGGGTCAGATGGAGGAGTTGCGTGATGACAGGCTCTCCAAGATCATATCTTGGCTCCAGGCCTACATCCGTGGTTACCTCTCAAGGAAGGACTTCAAGAAACTGCAAGAACAGAG ATTGGCTCTCCAAGTGGTCCAGCGCAACTTGCGCAAGTACCTCCAACTGCGCACCTGGCCCTGGTGGAAGCTGTGGCAGAGGGTCAAGCCCCTGCTCAACGTCAGCCGCATCGAGGATGAGATCGCG AAACTGGAGGAGAAGGCACAGAAGGCCCAGGAGGCCTTCGAGAAGGAAGAGAAACTTCGCAAGGAAGTCGAGGCCCTTAATTCCAAACTCCTCGAAGAGAAGGCAAACCTTTTGGCTTCTCTCGAAGGCGAGAAGGGCTCGCTCTCTGAGATCCAGGACCGCGCCAACAAGCTCCAGGCGCAGAAGGCCGATATCGAGAGCCAACTTCGG GATACCCAAGACCGCCTCACTCAAGAGGAGGATGCCCGCAACCAACTCTTCCAAGCCAAGAAGAAGTTGGAACAGGAAGTGTCTGGCTTGAAGAAGGATGTAGAAGATCTCGAACTTTCCGTCCAGAAGTCCGAACAAGACAAGGCCACCAAGGATCACCAGATCCGCAACTTGAACGATGAGATCGCCCACCAGGACGAGCTCATCAACAAGCTCAACAAGGAGAAGAAGATGCAAGGCGAGAGCAACCAGAAGACCGCTGAGGAGCTGCAAGCGGCCGAGGACAAGGTCAACCACCTCAACAAGGTCAAGCAGAAGCTCGAGCAGACCCTCGACGAGCTCGAGGACTCCTTGGAGCGCGAGAAGAAACTGCGCGGTGACGTCGAGAAGCAGAGGAGGAAGGTCGAGGGTGACCTCAAGCTCACCCAGGAAGCCGTCGCCGACCTCGAGCGCAACAAGAAGGAGCTCGAACAGACCGTGCAGCGCAAGGACAAGGAAATCTCTTCCCTCACCGCCAAGCTCGAGGACGAGCAGTCCATCGTCAGCAAGACCCAGAAACAGATCAAGGAACTGCAAGCCCGCATCGAGGAGTTGGAAGAGGAAGTCGAATCCGAACGCCAGGCCCGCGCTAAAGCTGAGAAGCAACGCGCTGATCTCGCTCGGGAACTCGAGGAGCTCGGCGAGCGTCTCGAGGAAGCCGGTGGTGCCACCTCTGCTCAGATCGAACTCAACAAGAAGCGTGAGGCTGAGCTCAGCAAGCTCCGCCGCGACTTGGAGGAGGCCAACATCCAGCACGAGTCCACCCTCGCCAACCTCCGCAAGAAGCACAACGATGCCGTTGCTGAGATGGGCGAGCAGCTCGACCAGCTCAACAAACTTAAGTCCAA GGCTGAACATGATCGCGCGTCTTGCTACAACGAGCTTAACAACACCCGCGCGGCCATTGACCAAGTGGCGAGAGAGAAG GCCGCCTCAGAAAAGATCATCAAGCAACTCCAACACCAGCTCAACGAGGTCCAGAACAAGGCTGATGAAGCTAACCGCACCCTCAACGACCTGGATGCCGCCAAGAAGAAGTTGTCCATCGAGAACTCTGACCTGCTCCGCCAGTTGGAGGAGGCCGAGTCCCAGGTGTCGCAGCTCTCCAAGATCAAGGTGTCGCTCACCACACAGTTGGAGGACACCAAGAGGCTCGCTGACGAAGAGGCTAGG gaaCGCGCCACACTTCTTGGCAAGTTCCGCAACCTCGAACACGACTTGGACAACATCCGCGAGCAAGTCGAAGAGGAGGCCGAAGGCAAGGCTGACTTACAACGCCAGCTTTCCAAGGCTAACGCTGAAGCTCAATTATGGCGCTCCAAGTACGAGTCTGAAGGCGTCGCTCGCTCTGAGGAACTCGAGGAGGCCAAGCGCAAGCTCCAGGCCCGCCTCGCCGAAGCAGAGGAGACCATCGAATCCCTCAACCAGAAGGTCGTTGCCCTCGAAAAGACCAAGCAGCGTCTCGCCACCGAAGTGGAGGACCTGCAACTCGAGGTCGACCGTGCCACTGCCATTGCCAATGCCGCTGAGAAGAAACAGAAGGCCTTCGACAAAATCATTGGCGAATGGAAGCTCAAGGTTGACGACCTTGCCGCTGAACTCGATGCCAGCCAGAAGGAATGCCGCAACTACTCCACCGAACTGTTCCGCCTCAAGGGTGCTTACGAAGAAGGCCAGGAACAACTCGAGGCCGTCCGCCGCGAGAACAAGAACCTTGCCGATGAAGTTAAAGACTTACTCGACCAGATCGGTGAGGGTGGCCGCAACATTCACGAAATCGAGAAGGCCAGGAAGCGTCTCGAAGCCGAGAAAGATGAGCTCCAGGCTGCCCTCGAGGAGGCCGAAGCGGCCCTCGAACAGGAGGAGAACAAGGTTCTGCGTGCTCAACTCGAGCTGTCCCAGGTCAGACAGGAGATCGACAGGAGGATCCAGGAGAAGGAAGAGGAATTCGAAAACACCCGCAAGAACCACCAACGCGCATTGGACTCCATGCAGGCTTCCCTCGAAGCCGAGGCTAAGGGCAAGGCTGAGGCCCTGCGCATGAAGAAGAAGCTCGAGGCTGACATCAATGAACTTGAAATCGCCCTCGACCATGCCAACAAGGCCAACGCTGAGGCTCAGAAGAACATCAAACGCTACCAGGGTCAAATCAAGGACCTCCAGACCGCTTTGGAAGAGGAACAGCGTGCCCGTGACGATGCTCGCGAGCAGCTCGGTATCTCAGAGCGTCGCGCTAACGCCCTCCAGAACGAACTCGAGGAATCTCGTACGCTTCTGGAACAGGCCGACCGCGCTCGTCGCCAGGCCGAACAGGAACTCGGCGATGCTCACGAACAGCTCAACGATCTCTCCGCACAGAACGGCTCACTCTCCGCCGCCAAGAGGAAACTCGAATCCGAGCTCCAGACCCTACACTCCGACCTCGACGAGCTCCTCAACGAGGCTAAGAACTCCGAAGAGAAGGCGAAGAAGGCCATGGTGGACGCTGCCAGGCTCGCCGACGAGCTCCGCGCTGAGCAGGAACACGCCCAGACACAGGAGAAACTCCGCAAAGCCCTCGAACAACAGATCAAGGAACTGCAGATCAGGCTTGACGAGGCCGAGGCGAACGCGCTCAAGGGAGGCAAGAAAGCCATCCAGAAACTCGAACAGAGGGTACGAGAGCTGGAGAACGAGCTCGACGGCGAACAGAGGAGACACGCAGACGCACAGAAGAACCTGCGTAAGGCCGAGAGGCGTATCAAGGAACTGACTTTCCAGGGTGAGGAGGACCGCAAGAACCACGAGCGTATGCAGGACCTCGTCGACAAACTTCAGCAGAAGATCAAGACCTACAAGAGGCAGATCGAGGAAGCCGAAGAAATTGCCGCCCTCAACTTGGCCAAGTTCCGCAAGGCGCAACAGGAATTAGAGGAAGCCGAAGAAAGGGCAGACCTTGCCGAACAAGCGATCAGCAAATTCCGTGGCAAGGGACGCGCGGGATCCGCAGCGAGAGGAGTCAGTCCGGCG CCCCGCTCGCGCCCCGCATTCGACGGTTTCGGCACCTTCCCACCAAGGTTCGACCTGGGGCCAGAAAACGATTTCTAA